One part of the Candidatus Saccharimonadales bacterium genome encodes these proteins:
- the typA gene encoding translational GTPase TypA, whose amino-acid sequence MAQDQSKIRNIAIIAHVDHGKTTLVDGLLKQSKTFRDNQAEMSQELIMDSGDQERERGITITAKVTAVQHGDYRINIIDTPGHADFSGEVERTLNMADGCLLIVDAQEGPMPQTKFVLGKALASGLKPIVIINKIDKPGSRVAEVEDELADLFLELAVHEDQLHYPIYYAIGRAGKSWSAMPANPDEDADLEPIFDAVIEKIPAPVIDANKPFQMLVTALAWDTYKGKYAIGRITRGHVKSGDQVVVCKKDGSQVKGKVELVFMSHGVSRFEVPEGVAGDIVQLTGMPNVQIGETVADAVAPEALPIIEVEAPTLEVFLGPNTSPFKGLEGQFNTSRQIGERLNKELETNVGLRVTDAGIGFKVAGRGELHVSVLIETMRREGFEFEVGRPQVVTKEENGQTLEPVEELIIEVPAEHVGSVQMELGARRAALKEQFSSSSKGVTKLVYELPTRALLGLRNILITQTKGTIVMNSLMVGYQPLGAPLQQLRNGALIAYENGTTTPYALEMAEARGELYVGAGEKVYAGQIVGLNNRGDDLEVNVCKTKHLTNMRSSSSDGVVQLTPFTKLSLEQCLDFIENDELLEVTPKNLRLRKRELNPNMRKRQPR is encoded by the coding sequence ATGGCTCAAGATCAATCGAAAATTCGAAATATTGCTATTATTGCCCACGTTGACCACGGTAAAACAACCTTGGTAGATGGGTTACTTAAACAATCTAAAACTTTCCGCGACAACCAAGCCGAGATGAGCCAAGAGCTTATCATGGATAGCGGCGATCAAGAACGCGAGCGCGGCATTACAATTACGGCAAAAGTTACAGCCGTGCAGCATGGTGATTATCGCATTAACATCATTGATACTCCCGGGCACGCTGACTTTAGCGGTGAGGTTGAACGTACGCTTAATATGGCCGACGGCTGTTTGCTTATTGTTGACGCCCAAGAAGGTCCAATGCCACAAACTAAGTTTGTACTTGGCAAGGCACTAGCGAGCGGCCTAAAACCAATTGTTATCATCAACAAAATCGACAAGCCAGGCAGCCGTGTTGCCGAAGTTGAAGACGAACTTGCTGATCTGTTTTTGGAACTCGCGGTACACGAAGACCAGCTTCACTACCCTATCTACTATGCTATCGGTCGCGCCGGCAAATCTTGGAGTGCCATGCCTGCCAATCCAGACGAAGATGCTGATCTAGAACCGATTTTCGATGCTGTCATAGAGAAAATCCCAGCCCCAGTCATCGATGCCAACAAGCCATTTCAGATGCTTGTTACGGCACTGGCGTGGGACACCTACAAGGGTAAATACGCTATTGGCCGTATCACTCGTGGTCATGTAAAATCTGGCGATCAGGTTGTGGTTTGTAAAAAAGACGGCAGCCAAGTTAAGGGCAAAGTAGAACTCGTATTCATGAGCCATGGTGTTAGTCGCTTTGAAGTACCGGAAGGCGTTGCTGGAGACATTGTGCAGCTTACCGGTATGCCAAATGTGCAGATTGGCGAGACCGTTGCCGATGCTGTAGCGCCTGAGGCTCTGCCGATTATAGAGGTTGAAGCTCCTACTCTAGAGGTATTTCTTGGACCAAACACCAGTCCGTTTAAGGGCCTAGAAGGTCAATTCAACACAAGTCGTCAGATTGGTGAGCGCTTAAACAAAGAGCTCGAAACTAACGTAGGTTTGCGTGTAACAGATGCAGGAATTGGCTTTAAGGTGGCAGGGCGTGGTGAGCTACATGTGAGTGTCCTTATAGAAACCATGCGCCGCGAAGGCTTTGAATTTGAAGTTGGTCGCCCACAAGTTGTGACAAAAGAAGAAAACGGCCAAACCCTTGAGCCTGTAGAAGAACTAATTATCGAGGTTCCTGCTGAACATGTGGGTTCTGTGCAGATGGAGCTTGGTGCTCGACGCGCTGCGTTAAAAGAACAGTTTAGTTCTAGCTCAAAAGGTGTAACTAAGCTTGTTTACGAACTACCTACGCGCGCGCTTTTGGGCCTTCGTAACATTTTAATTACTCAAACCAAGGGTACGATCGTTATGAATAGCCTTATGGTAGGCTATCAGCCGCTTGGTGCTCCGCTGCAGCAATTGCGCAACGGTGCGTTAATCGCTTACGAAAACGGTACCACTACACCATACGCGCTAGAAATGGCCGAGGCCCGTGGCGAACTCTACGTTGGCGCTGGCGAAAAAGTATACGCTGGTCAAATAGTAGGTCTTAACAACCGTGGCGACGACCTAGAAGTTAACGTTTGTAAAACCAAACACCTTACCAACATGCGCAGCAGTTCGTCCGACGGCGTAGTTCAGTTAACGCCGTTCACAAAACTAAGCCTAGAACAAT